In one window of Anthonomus grandis grandis chromosome 11, icAntGran1.3, whole genome shotgun sequence DNA:
- the LOC126741975 gene encoding 6-phosphofructo-2-kinase/fructose-2,6-bisphosphatase 1 isoform X2: MSSGLDVLSGSLRVRNSTFKGPKSLNNVKNCRIEEVKSCPSVMSPETKRLLPPNTETVQTKPFPIRGERANYVNSPHVIAMVGLPARGKTYISKKLSRYLNWIGINTRVFNLGEYRRHATTAYQSHDFFRPDNTEAMAIRAQCAIEALQDVCQWLQNGGEVAVFDATNSTTERRRVIQDYVVNKMGFKLFYVESVCDDPQIIEQNIMEVKISSPDYVNMNKEAVLDDFLKRIQHYQEKYSPLDEELEKDVSFMKIYNTGEKVVVHKHEGHVQARIVYYLMNIHITPRTIYLTRHGESDHNLIGRIGGDSNLSARGKHYANALASYIHEQKIEGLRIWTSWLKRTIQTVSGLDVPQERWKALNEIDAGVCEEMTYEEIKENYPEEFASRDQNKFAYRYPRGESYEDLVARLEPVIMELERQGNVLVVSHQAVLRCLLAYFLDKSADELPYLQVPLHTIIKLTPVAYGCRVEHIKLPIEAVDTHRAKPSEPGSVTSEELENK; encoded by the exons ATGAGCAGTGGCTTGGACGTGTTAAGCGGATCCCTACGGGTACGTAACAGCACCTTTAAGGGCCCGAAAAGTCTAAATAATGTGAAAAATTGCCGAATCGAAGAGGTGAAATCGTGTCCGAGTGTTATGTCTCCGGAAACGAAGAGATTGTTGCCACCGAACACGGAAACGGTGCAGACGAAACCGTTTCCCATAAGAG GTGAACGTGCTAATTATGTTAACAGTCCCCACGTCATCGCGATGGTCGGTCTTCCTGCTCGAGGGAAAACCTACATTTCGAAAAAGCTGTCACGTTACTTGAACTGGATTGGCATAAACACGAGAg TGTTTAACTTGGGAGAGTACAGACGTCACGCAACTACAGCCTACCAAAGTCACGACTTCTTCCGACCGGATAACACTGAAGCGATGGCCATCAGAGCCCAATGCGCCATAGAAGCCTTACAAGACGTCTGTCAGTGGTTACAAAACGGGGGCGAAGTGGCCGTTTTCGATGCCACCAATTCAACAACTGAGCGTAGAAGAGTCATACAGGATTACGTGGTGAACAAGATGGGATTTAAGTTATTTTACGTCGAGTCCGTATGTGATGATCCGCAGATCATCGAACAG aacATTATGGAGGTTAAGATAAGCAGCCCGGATTATGTGAACATGAACAAGGAAGCAGTATTAGATGACTTCTTAAAGAGGATTCAACATTACCAAGAGAAATACTCCCCGTTGGACGAGGAACTGGAGAAAGACGTTTCctttatgaaaatttataatacagGAGAAAAGGTGGTGGTACATAAGCACGAGGGGCACGTGCAAGCTAGGATAGTTTACTATTTGATGAATATACATATTACTCCAAGGACAATTTATTTGACTAgg CATGGTGAAAGCGACCATAACCTAATAGGCCGAATCGGTGGCGATTCGAACCTAAGCGCCAGGGGTAAACATTACGCGAACGCGTTGGCCTCGTACATCCACGAACAAAAAATCGAAGGTTTAAGAATCTGGACGTCGTGGCTTAAGAGAACGATACAAACGGTGAGCGGGTTAGATGTGCCGCAAGAAAGATGGAAGGCCTTGAACGAAATCGATGCT GGGGTCTGCGAGGAAATGACTTACGAGGAGATCAAGGAGAACTATCCGGAAGAGTTCGCGTCAAGGGACCAAAATAAATTCGCCTACAGGTACCCGAGGGGTGAAAGTTAcgaagacctggtggccagatTGGAACCGGTCATTATGGAACTGGAGAGGCAAGGGAATGTCCTGGTGGTGTCCCATCAAGCGGTTTTGAGGTGTTTATTGGCTTACTTTTTGGATAAATCAGCAG atgAACTTCCGTACCTTCAAGTGCCACTCCATACAATAATTAAACTGACCCCAGTGGCATACGGTTGCCGGGTGGAGCATATAAAGTTGCCAATAGAAGCGGTGGACACGCACCGTGCCAAACCTTCG GAGCCGGGCTCGGTTACTTCTgaagaattagaaaataaataa
- the LOC126741975 gene encoding 6-phosphofructo-2-kinase/fructose-2,6-bisphosphatase 1 isoform X1 — translation MSSGLDVLSGSLRVRNSTFKGPKSLNNVKNCRIEEVKSCPSVMSPETKRLLPPNTETVQTKPFPIRGERANYVNSPHVIAMVGLPARGKTYISKKLSRYLNWIGINTRVFNLGEYRRHATTAYQSHDFFRPDNTEAMAIRAQCAIEALQDVCQWLQNGGEVAVFDATNSTTERRRVIQDYVVNKMGFKLFYVESVCDDPQIIEQNIMEVKISSPDYVNMNKEAVLDDFLKRIQHYQEKYSPLDEELEKDVSFMKIYNTGEKVVVHKHEGHVQARIVYYLMNIHITPRTIYLTRHGESDHNLIGRIGGDSNLSARGKHYANALASYIHEQKIEGLRIWTSWLKRTIQTVSGLDVPQERWKALNEIDAGVCEEMTYEEIKENYPEEFASRDQNKFAYRYPRGESYEDLVARLEPVIMELERQGNVLVVSHQAVLRCLLAYFLDKSADELPYLQVPLHTIIKLTPVAYGCRVEHIKLPIEAVDTHRAKPSVPGELEEKFKRKNKEKLDNST, via the exons ATGAGCAGTGGCTTGGACGTGTTAAGCGGATCCCTACGGGTACGTAACAGCACCTTTAAGGGCCCGAAAAGTCTAAATAATGTGAAAAATTGCCGAATCGAAGAGGTGAAATCGTGTCCGAGTGTTATGTCTCCGGAAACGAAGAGATTGTTGCCACCGAACACGGAAACGGTGCAGACGAAACCGTTTCCCATAAGAG GTGAACGTGCTAATTATGTTAACAGTCCCCACGTCATCGCGATGGTCGGTCTTCCTGCTCGAGGGAAAACCTACATTTCGAAAAAGCTGTCACGTTACTTGAACTGGATTGGCATAAACACGAGAg TGTTTAACTTGGGAGAGTACAGACGTCACGCAACTACAGCCTACCAAAGTCACGACTTCTTCCGACCGGATAACACTGAAGCGATGGCCATCAGAGCCCAATGCGCCATAGAAGCCTTACAAGACGTCTGTCAGTGGTTACAAAACGGGGGCGAAGTGGCCGTTTTCGATGCCACCAATTCAACAACTGAGCGTAGAAGAGTCATACAGGATTACGTGGTGAACAAGATGGGATTTAAGTTATTTTACGTCGAGTCCGTATGTGATGATCCGCAGATCATCGAACAG aacATTATGGAGGTTAAGATAAGCAGCCCGGATTATGTGAACATGAACAAGGAAGCAGTATTAGATGACTTCTTAAAGAGGATTCAACATTACCAAGAGAAATACTCCCCGTTGGACGAGGAACTGGAGAAAGACGTTTCctttatgaaaatttataatacagGAGAAAAGGTGGTGGTACATAAGCACGAGGGGCACGTGCAAGCTAGGATAGTTTACTATTTGATGAATATACATATTACTCCAAGGACAATTTATTTGACTAgg CATGGTGAAAGCGACCATAACCTAATAGGCCGAATCGGTGGCGATTCGAACCTAAGCGCCAGGGGTAAACATTACGCGAACGCGTTGGCCTCGTACATCCACGAACAAAAAATCGAAGGTTTAAGAATCTGGACGTCGTGGCTTAAGAGAACGATACAAACGGTGAGCGGGTTAGATGTGCCGCAAGAAAGATGGAAGGCCTTGAACGAAATCGATGCT GGGGTCTGCGAGGAAATGACTTACGAGGAGATCAAGGAGAACTATCCGGAAGAGTTCGCGTCAAGGGACCAAAATAAATTCGCCTACAGGTACCCGAGGGGTGAAAGTTAcgaagacctggtggccagatTGGAACCGGTCATTATGGAACTGGAGAGGCAAGGGAATGTCCTGGTGGTGTCCCATCAAGCGGTTTTGAGGTGTTTATTGGCTTACTTTTTGGATAAATCAGCAG atgAACTTCCGTACCTTCAAGTGCCACTCCATACAATAATTAAACTGACCCCAGTGGCATACGGTTGCCGGGTGGAGCATATAAAGTTGCCAATAGAAGCGGTGGACACGCACCGTGCCAAACCTTCG gTTCCGGGTGAACTGGAGGAAAAATTCAAGCgaaagaataaagaaaaattagacAATTCTACTTGA
- the LOC126741975 gene encoding 6-phosphofructo-2-kinase/fructose-2,6-bisphosphatase isoform X3, producing MRSNGLDGPISVTTDGRAYRTTRLMSIRIGERANYVNSPHVIAMVGLPARGKTYISKKLSRYLNWIGINTRVFNLGEYRRHATTAYQSHDFFRPDNTEAMAIRAQCAIEALQDVCQWLQNGGEVAVFDATNSTTERRRVIQDYVVNKMGFKLFYVESVCDDPQIIEQNIMEVKISSPDYVNMNKEAVLDDFLKRIQHYQEKYSPLDEELEKDVSFMKIYNTGEKVVVHKHEGHVQARIVYYLMNIHITPRTIYLTRHGESDHNLIGRIGGDSNLSARGKHYANALASYIHEQKIEGLRIWTSWLKRTIQTVSGLDVPQERWKALNEIDAGVCEEMTYEEIKENYPEEFASRDQNKFAYRYPRGESYEDLVARLEPVIMELERQGNVLVVSHQAVLRCLLAYFLDKSADELPYLQVPLHTIIKLTPVAYGCRVEHIKLPIEAVDTHRAKPSVPGELEEKFKRKNKEKLDNST from the exons ATGCGAAGCAATGGGTTGGACGGACCGATTTCCGTCACCACTGACGGGAGAGCCTACAGGACCACCAGACTTATGTCCATCAGAATTG GTGAACGTGCTAATTATGTTAACAGTCCCCACGTCATCGCGATGGTCGGTCTTCCTGCTCGAGGGAAAACCTACATTTCGAAAAAGCTGTCACGTTACTTGAACTGGATTGGCATAAACACGAGAg TGTTTAACTTGGGAGAGTACAGACGTCACGCAACTACAGCCTACCAAAGTCACGACTTCTTCCGACCGGATAACACTGAAGCGATGGCCATCAGAGCCCAATGCGCCATAGAAGCCTTACAAGACGTCTGTCAGTGGTTACAAAACGGGGGCGAAGTGGCCGTTTTCGATGCCACCAATTCAACAACTGAGCGTAGAAGAGTCATACAGGATTACGTGGTGAACAAGATGGGATTTAAGTTATTTTACGTCGAGTCCGTATGTGATGATCCGCAGATCATCGAACAG aacATTATGGAGGTTAAGATAAGCAGCCCGGATTATGTGAACATGAACAAGGAAGCAGTATTAGATGACTTCTTAAAGAGGATTCAACATTACCAAGAGAAATACTCCCCGTTGGACGAGGAACTGGAGAAAGACGTTTCctttatgaaaatttataatacagGAGAAAAGGTGGTGGTACATAAGCACGAGGGGCACGTGCAAGCTAGGATAGTTTACTATTTGATGAATATACATATTACTCCAAGGACAATTTATTTGACTAgg CATGGTGAAAGCGACCATAACCTAATAGGCCGAATCGGTGGCGATTCGAACCTAAGCGCCAGGGGTAAACATTACGCGAACGCGTTGGCCTCGTACATCCACGAACAAAAAATCGAAGGTTTAAGAATCTGGACGTCGTGGCTTAAGAGAACGATACAAACGGTGAGCGGGTTAGATGTGCCGCAAGAAAGATGGAAGGCCTTGAACGAAATCGATGCT GGGGTCTGCGAGGAAATGACTTACGAGGAGATCAAGGAGAACTATCCGGAAGAGTTCGCGTCAAGGGACCAAAATAAATTCGCCTACAGGTACCCGAGGGGTGAAAGTTAcgaagacctggtggccagatTGGAACCGGTCATTATGGAACTGGAGAGGCAAGGGAATGTCCTGGTGGTGTCCCATCAAGCGGTTTTGAGGTGTTTATTGGCTTACTTTTTGGATAAATCAGCAG atgAACTTCCGTACCTTCAAGTGCCACTCCATACAATAATTAAACTGACCCCAGTGGCATACGGTTGCCGGGTGGAGCATATAAAGTTGCCAATAGAAGCGGTGGACACGCACCGTGCCAAACCTTCG gTTCCGGGTGAACTGGAGGAAAAATTCAAGCgaaagaataaagaaaaattagacAATTCTACTTGA
- the LOC126741975 gene encoding 6-phosphofructo-2-kinase/fructose-2,6-bisphosphatase 1 isoform X5 encodes MMASTNKRKPEFSRAVSIRIGERANYVNSPHVIAMVGLPARGKTYISKKLSRYLNWIGINTRVFNLGEYRRHATTAYQSHDFFRPDNTEAMAIRAQCAIEALQDVCQWLQNGGEVAVFDATNSTTERRRVIQDYVVNKMGFKLFYVESVCDDPQIIEQNIMEVKISSPDYVNMNKEAVLDDFLKRIQHYQEKYSPLDEELEKDVSFMKIYNTGEKVVVHKHEGHVQARIVYYLMNIHITPRTIYLTRHGESDHNLIGRIGGDSNLSARGKHYANALASYIHEQKIEGLRIWTSWLKRTIQTVSGLDVPQERWKALNEIDAGVCEEMTYEEIKENYPEEFASRDQNKFAYRYPRGESYEDLVARLEPVIMELERQGNVLVVSHQAVLRCLLAYFLDKSADELPYLQVPLHTIIKLTPVAYGCRVEHIKLPIEAVDTHRAKPSVPGELEEKFKRKNKEKLDNST; translated from the exons ATGATGGCCAGTACCAACAAAAGGAAACCGGAGTTTAGCAGAGCAGTCTCGATCCGAATCg GTGAACGTGCTAATTATGTTAACAGTCCCCACGTCATCGCGATGGTCGGTCTTCCTGCTCGAGGGAAAACCTACATTTCGAAAAAGCTGTCACGTTACTTGAACTGGATTGGCATAAACACGAGAg TGTTTAACTTGGGAGAGTACAGACGTCACGCAACTACAGCCTACCAAAGTCACGACTTCTTCCGACCGGATAACACTGAAGCGATGGCCATCAGAGCCCAATGCGCCATAGAAGCCTTACAAGACGTCTGTCAGTGGTTACAAAACGGGGGCGAAGTGGCCGTTTTCGATGCCACCAATTCAACAACTGAGCGTAGAAGAGTCATACAGGATTACGTGGTGAACAAGATGGGATTTAAGTTATTTTACGTCGAGTCCGTATGTGATGATCCGCAGATCATCGAACAG aacATTATGGAGGTTAAGATAAGCAGCCCGGATTATGTGAACATGAACAAGGAAGCAGTATTAGATGACTTCTTAAAGAGGATTCAACATTACCAAGAGAAATACTCCCCGTTGGACGAGGAACTGGAGAAAGACGTTTCctttatgaaaatttataatacagGAGAAAAGGTGGTGGTACATAAGCACGAGGGGCACGTGCAAGCTAGGATAGTTTACTATTTGATGAATATACATATTACTCCAAGGACAATTTATTTGACTAgg CATGGTGAAAGCGACCATAACCTAATAGGCCGAATCGGTGGCGATTCGAACCTAAGCGCCAGGGGTAAACATTACGCGAACGCGTTGGCCTCGTACATCCACGAACAAAAAATCGAAGGTTTAAGAATCTGGACGTCGTGGCTTAAGAGAACGATACAAACGGTGAGCGGGTTAGATGTGCCGCAAGAAAGATGGAAGGCCTTGAACGAAATCGATGCT GGGGTCTGCGAGGAAATGACTTACGAGGAGATCAAGGAGAACTATCCGGAAGAGTTCGCGTCAAGGGACCAAAATAAATTCGCCTACAGGTACCCGAGGGGTGAAAGTTAcgaagacctggtggccagatTGGAACCGGTCATTATGGAACTGGAGAGGCAAGGGAATGTCCTGGTGGTGTCCCATCAAGCGGTTTTGAGGTGTTTATTGGCTTACTTTTTGGATAAATCAGCAG atgAACTTCCGTACCTTCAAGTGCCACTCCATACAATAATTAAACTGACCCCAGTGGCATACGGTTGCCGGGTGGAGCATATAAAGTTGCCAATAGAAGCGGTGGACACGCACCGTGCCAAACCTTCG gTTCCGGGTGAACTGGAGGAAAAATTCAAGCgaaagaataaagaaaaattagacAATTCTACTTGA
- the LOC126741975 gene encoding 6-phosphofructo-2-kinase/fructose-2,6-bisphosphatase 1 isoform X4: MPQTLVYTNKSLGWRFLNKETFGNGERANYVNSPHVIAMVGLPARGKTYISKKLSRYLNWIGINTRVFNLGEYRRHATTAYQSHDFFRPDNTEAMAIRAQCAIEALQDVCQWLQNGGEVAVFDATNSTTERRRVIQDYVVNKMGFKLFYVESVCDDPQIIEQNIMEVKISSPDYVNMNKEAVLDDFLKRIQHYQEKYSPLDEELEKDVSFMKIYNTGEKVVVHKHEGHVQARIVYYLMNIHITPRTIYLTRHGESDHNLIGRIGGDSNLSARGKHYANALASYIHEQKIEGLRIWTSWLKRTIQTVSGLDVPQERWKALNEIDAGVCEEMTYEEIKENYPEEFASRDQNKFAYRYPRGESYEDLVARLEPVIMELERQGNVLVVSHQAVLRCLLAYFLDKSADELPYLQVPLHTIIKLTPVAYGCRVEHIKLPIEAVDTHRAKPSVPGELEEKFKRKNKEKLDNST, translated from the exons ATGCCTCAAACGTTGGTTTATACTAATAAGTCTTTAGGGTGGAGGTTTTTGAATAAGGAAACTTTTGGAAATG GTGAACGTGCTAATTATGTTAACAGTCCCCACGTCATCGCGATGGTCGGTCTTCCTGCTCGAGGGAAAACCTACATTTCGAAAAAGCTGTCACGTTACTTGAACTGGATTGGCATAAACACGAGAg TGTTTAACTTGGGAGAGTACAGACGTCACGCAACTACAGCCTACCAAAGTCACGACTTCTTCCGACCGGATAACACTGAAGCGATGGCCATCAGAGCCCAATGCGCCATAGAAGCCTTACAAGACGTCTGTCAGTGGTTACAAAACGGGGGCGAAGTGGCCGTTTTCGATGCCACCAATTCAACAACTGAGCGTAGAAGAGTCATACAGGATTACGTGGTGAACAAGATGGGATTTAAGTTATTTTACGTCGAGTCCGTATGTGATGATCCGCAGATCATCGAACAG aacATTATGGAGGTTAAGATAAGCAGCCCGGATTATGTGAACATGAACAAGGAAGCAGTATTAGATGACTTCTTAAAGAGGATTCAACATTACCAAGAGAAATACTCCCCGTTGGACGAGGAACTGGAGAAAGACGTTTCctttatgaaaatttataatacagGAGAAAAGGTGGTGGTACATAAGCACGAGGGGCACGTGCAAGCTAGGATAGTTTACTATTTGATGAATATACATATTACTCCAAGGACAATTTATTTGACTAgg CATGGTGAAAGCGACCATAACCTAATAGGCCGAATCGGTGGCGATTCGAACCTAAGCGCCAGGGGTAAACATTACGCGAACGCGTTGGCCTCGTACATCCACGAACAAAAAATCGAAGGTTTAAGAATCTGGACGTCGTGGCTTAAGAGAACGATACAAACGGTGAGCGGGTTAGATGTGCCGCAAGAAAGATGGAAGGCCTTGAACGAAATCGATGCT GGGGTCTGCGAGGAAATGACTTACGAGGAGATCAAGGAGAACTATCCGGAAGAGTTCGCGTCAAGGGACCAAAATAAATTCGCCTACAGGTACCCGAGGGGTGAAAGTTAcgaagacctggtggccagatTGGAACCGGTCATTATGGAACTGGAGAGGCAAGGGAATGTCCTGGTGGTGTCCCATCAAGCGGTTTTGAGGTGTTTATTGGCTTACTTTTTGGATAAATCAGCAG atgAACTTCCGTACCTTCAAGTGCCACTCCATACAATAATTAAACTGACCCCAGTGGCATACGGTTGCCGGGTGGAGCATATAAAGTTGCCAATAGAAGCGGTGGACACGCACCGTGCCAAACCTTCG gTTCCGGGTGAACTGGAGGAAAAATTCAAGCgaaagaataaagaaaaattagacAATTCTACTTGA
- the LOC126741975 gene encoding 6-phosphofructo-2-kinase/fructose-2,6-bisphosphatase 1 isoform X6 translates to MVGLPARGKTYISKKLSRYLNWIGINTRVFNLGEYRRHATTAYQSHDFFRPDNTEAMAIRAQCAIEALQDVCQWLQNGGEVAVFDATNSTTERRRVIQDYVVNKMGFKLFYVESVCDDPQIIEQNIMEVKISSPDYVNMNKEAVLDDFLKRIQHYQEKYSPLDEELEKDVSFMKIYNTGEKVVVHKHEGHVQARIVYYLMNIHITPRTIYLTRHGESDHNLIGRIGGDSNLSARGKHYANALASYIHEQKIEGLRIWTSWLKRTIQTVSGLDVPQERWKALNEIDAGVCEEMTYEEIKENYPEEFASRDQNKFAYRYPRGESYEDLVARLEPVIMELERQGNVLVVSHQAVLRCLLAYFLDKSADELPYLQVPLHTIIKLTPVAYGCRVEHIKLPIEAVDTHRAKPSVPGELEEKFKRKNKEKLDNST, encoded by the exons ATGGTCGGTCTTCCTGCTCGAGGGAAAACCTACATTTCGAAAAAGCTGTCACGTTACTTGAACTGGATTGGCATAAACACGAGAg TGTTTAACTTGGGAGAGTACAGACGTCACGCAACTACAGCCTACCAAAGTCACGACTTCTTCCGACCGGATAACACTGAAGCGATGGCCATCAGAGCCCAATGCGCCATAGAAGCCTTACAAGACGTCTGTCAGTGGTTACAAAACGGGGGCGAAGTGGCCGTTTTCGATGCCACCAATTCAACAACTGAGCGTAGAAGAGTCATACAGGATTACGTGGTGAACAAGATGGGATTTAAGTTATTTTACGTCGAGTCCGTATGTGATGATCCGCAGATCATCGAACAG aacATTATGGAGGTTAAGATAAGCAGCCCGGATTATGTGAACATGAACAAGGAAGCAGTATTAGATGACTTCTTAAAGAGGATTCAACATTACCAAGAGAAATACTCCCCGTTGGACGAGGAACTGGAGAAAGACGTTTCctttatgaaaatttataatacagGAGAAAAGGTGGTGGTACATAAGCACGAGGGGCACGTGCAAGCTAGGATAGTTTACTATTTGATGAATATACATATTACTCCAAGGACAATTTATTTGACTAgg CATGGTGAAAGCGACCATAACCTAATAGGCCGAATCGGTGGCGATTCGAACCTAAGCGCCAGGGGTAAACATTACGCGAACGCGTTGGCCTCGTACATCCACGAACAAAAAATCGAAGGTTTAAGAATCTGGACGTCGTGGCTTAAGAGAACGATACAAACGGTGAGCGGGTTAGATGTGCCGCAAGAAAGATGGAAGGCCTTGAACGAAATCGATGCT GGGGTCTGCGAGGAAATGACTTACGAGGAGATCAAGGAGAACTATCCGGAAGAGTTCGCGTCAAGGGACCAAAATAAATTCGCCTACAGGTACCCGAGGGGTGAAAGTTAcgaagacctggtggccagatTGGAACCGGTCATTATGGAACTGGAGAGGCAAGGGAATGTCCTGGTGGTGTCCCATCAAGCGGTTTTGAGGTGTTTATTGGCTTACTTTTTGGATAAATCAGCAG atgAACTTCCGTACCTTCAAGTGCCACTCCATACAATAATTAAACTGACCCCAGTGGCATACGGTTGCCGGGTGGAGCATATAAAGTTGCCAATAGAAGCGGTGGACACGCACCGTGCCAAACCTTCG gTTCCGGGTGAACTGGAGGAAAAATTCAAGCgaaagaataaagaaaaattagacAATTCTACTTGA